Part of the Desulfovibrio sp. ZJ209 genome, TGCCTGCGCGACATCGTTTTTTGTTCTCCATCACAAATCTTGCTGTTCCTGCGGAAAAACTGAACAGGAGGCCCATGATGTCCAAAAAAGTGCTGTTTACGGTGACGAGTCACGGCGAGCTGGGCGATACCGGCAAGCCCACGGGCTATTATCTCTCCGAGGTGACGCACCCGTGGAGCGTGGTCTCGAAATTCTTTGAGATCGACGTGGTGAGCCCCAAGGGGGGCAAGCCGCCGGTGGACGGCTTTGACCTCAAGGACCCCATCAACAAGAAATACTGGGACGACCCGGCGTGGCAGCAGAAGATGGATCACACCCTCACCCCGGCCGAGGTGGATCCGTCCGCGTATGCGGCCATCTTCTATGCCGGGGGCCACGGCGCCATGTGGGACTTCCCCGACAACAAGGGGCTCGCCGCCATCGCCGAGACCATCTACCGCAATGGCGGCATCGTGGCCGCTGTGTGCCACGGCCCCGCCGGCCTCGTGAACCTCAAGCGCGAGGACGGAAACTACCTCATCGACGGCAAGAACTTCACCTGCTTCACCAACGAGGAAGAGACCCTCAACGGCACGGAGCATATCGTGCCGTTCCTGCTCCAGACCGCTCTGGAAGGGCACGGCGGCATCTTCAAGGGCGGCAAGCCGTGGTCCGACACGGTGGTGGTGGACGGGCGCCTCGTCACGGGCCAGAACCCCATGTCGGCCCTGAGCCTTGGCAGGAAGCTCGTGGAACTGCTCCAGAAAGGCTAGGCAGGCCGCGGCCTGCGGCGTGCGGAAGACAGGAAAGGTGGGGGCCGCGGGGCCCCTTCCTTTTTTGCGCCAATGGCGGCGCGGGATTTCTTCAAGAAGCGGCGGCGCGATGCACGCGCCCGTGTTCCGGCTTTTGGTCCGCCCGGATATTTGCTATCTTTCTCCCATGGCCCCATACGACTACAGCAGCGCCGCCGACGGCTCCCTCATGGCCCTGGCGGATTGCGACTCCTTCTACACCTCCTGTGAGCGCGTCTGCCGGCCCGATCTCGAGGGGCGCCCGGTGGTCGTGCTGAGCAACAATGACGGCTGCCTCGTGGCCATGAGCCGGGAGGCCAAGAAACTCGGCCTCCCCATGGGCAAGCCGGCCTTCGAGGTCAAGAGCGAGCTCGAAAAACACCGGGTGGCGGTATTTTCCTCCAACTACACCCTCTATGGCGACCTTTCCCACCGGGTCATGCAGACGCTGGAAAGCGTCGTCCCCAAGGTGGAGGTCTATTCCATCGACGAGGCCTTCCTGCCGCTTGACGGGGCGCTAGCCGCCAATGCCCCGGAGGTGGCGGCCGCCGCGCGCGGGCGCGTCCGCCAATGGGTGGGGCTCCCCATCTCCATCGGCATCGCGCCCACGCGGGTCCTCGCCAAGATCGCCACGCGCGTCGCCAAGAAATACCCGGCCTATGGGGGCATCTTTGACCTCAGCCGCAGCCGCAAGGCCGAGGAGCTGCTGGCGAGCGTGGACGTTTCCGACATCTGGGGCGTGGGCCGCAAGAGCGCGCTCAAGCTCAGGTGCGAGGGCATCCGCAGCGCCCGCGACCTGCGCGACGCCGACCCGGACATGATCCGCCGGCTGCTCACCGTCCACGGGCTCAACATCCTCATGGAGCTGCGCGGCGTCCCCGCCATCGGCGAGGACATCCCGGCCACGCATACCTGCATCATCTCCTCGCGCTCGCTGGGCTACAAGGTCACAGCATGGGAGCCCATGGCCGAGGCCGTGGCCTACCATGCCGCCCGCGCGGCGGAAAAGCTGCGCGGCAAGGGGCTCGTCACGCAGATGGTCTCGGTGCGCATCCAGACGGCCTACTACCGCAAGGACCAGCCCGGCCACGACGGGATGACCATGCTCCGGCTCGAGCGGCCCACCTGCGACAGCGCGCTCATCATCCGCGCGGCGCGGCGCGCCCTTTTGCGCATCTTCCGGGCCGGCTACGGCTATGCCAAGGCCATGGTCATGCTCACGGACCTGAGCGACCCCGGCAAATGCCAGCCGCACCTCCTCGACATGCTCGACGGCAATGCCGCCCGCGACGCCCGGCGCCAGAAGCTCATGGAAGTGGTGGACAGCATCAACCGCCGGGAAGGCCGGGAGACCTTGCGCTTCGCCGCGCAGGGCCCACGGGACGCCAAATGGCACATGAAGCGGGAGCGGCTGTCGCCGGCCTGGACCACGGATGTGCGCCACCTGCTCCAGGTCAGCGGCACGAGCGGGGGCTATACGGCCCGCAATGATATGGAGCTGCCCTGAGAACGGGCGCCGTCACAGGGCCTCCACCAGCAGCCCGCGCGCATCGAGCCCCACCGGGCGCGCCTCCACCAGGCGTCCGGCGCCGGCATCGGCCCGGGGAGGTGTCGGGAAAAAGCAGGGCACATAATATTCATTGACGCCCTTGCGCACGCCTTTGCCCCGGGCGCCTTCGCCAGCATCCGGCGCGACGAGCATGCGCTCCATCCGCATCTGCCCCTCCCAAAAGCGCTGCCGCCGCCGCTCCACCACGGCGCGGGCCGCGGCCGCACGCTCCTGCCGGAGCCTGAGCGGCAGCTGGCCCGTGAACTGCGCCGCCGCCGTGCCCGGGCGCCGCGAATAGGGGAAGACATGCGCGTAGCTCAAGGGGAGCCGCGCCAGCGCCTCCAGCAGCAGGTGGAAGTCCTCCTCCGTCTCCCCGGGGAAACCCACAAGGATGTCCGCGCCAAGGCCCATGCGCGGCCAGAATGAGGCCATGGGCGCGAGCGCCCTTTCCAGATCCGCCGCCGAATAGTGGCCCCTGCCCATGCGCTTGAGCACCGCCGGGCTCGCATGCTGCAGGGAGATATGCAGGTGCGGGCAGACGAGCCGGCAGCCGGCGAGCGTTTCAAGCCCGCGTGCGTCCAGCTGGGAGGGCTCCAGCGAGCTTATGCGCAGGCGCGCCCGGCCGGCGAACTCGGGCGCGAGCTCCGCGTCGAGAAAGCGCAAAAGCTGCCAGAAATCACCGTATTCCGGCCTGTCGCGGCCATATTGCGCGAGATTGATGCCCGAGATCACCAGTTCCGCATGACCTTTCTCCAGCAGGGCGCGCGCCTCGGCGAGCGCCTCCTGCGGGGGGCGGCTACGGGGAGCGCCGCGCGTTTGCGGCACGATGCAATAGGTGCAGCGGTGCACGCAGCCGTCCTGCACCTTGAGCACGGCCCGGGCGCGGCTGAAGCCGCTGATATGAAAGGGGGGATAGGCGGGGGGCGCCTGTTGCGCGGCCGGATCTTCTCCTGAGTGGGGCCACGGGCTCGCGAGGAGCGTGGCCTTGGCGTCATTGCCGAGGCAGAGGTCAGGTTCGGCCCACTCGGCGCCGGGGCGCGGCCGGAAGGCTTCAAACAGCCGGGCCGCACAGCCGGCGAGGATGATGCGCGCCTTGGGCGCGGCCCGCCGCACCCGAAAAACGGCATTGCGCGCGTCCCGCTCCGCGCGGCCGGTGACGGCGCAACTGTTGATGAGGACCACGTCCGCGCCAGCCGGAGCCGCGGCCTCGCTCCCGCCCTGCGCCTGCCACGCCTCGCGGATGGCCTGGCTTTCGTACTGGTTGACCTTGCAGCCGAAGGTCAGGATATGGAATGTCCAGGAAGGCATGCCCGGTGATGTATGCAAAAGCCCCGGCCTTGACAAGCCGCGGGCCCGGACGCATGCTCGGCCATGCTCCTCCCTGCCGCCCTGCTCCCCTTTCTCCTCACACTTTTGCTCTTCGCTGTGCCCGCACAGGCCGGGACGCCCCCGCCGCCAGAGGTACTTTCGGAAGAAGACGCGCTCAACCTGCATTGCCTGCGCGAGGCATATCCCGCAGTGCGCAGCCTTGAGGCCGACAGCCGGGGGAGGCAATGGCTCATTTTTGCGGACGGCCGGCGCGTCCTCTACAGGGAGGCGCCGGGAGGGGGCATGGCGCCCGAGGGCGCCCCGCAGGGCGGCGCGGACGTGGCCGCAAGCATGGCCGCGCCCTATCCGCTGGAGCCCACGCGCCCGGCTACGCCGCCGGGCACCTCCCCGGGGCGGTTGCGCCCCTATGGCTTGCTGACCGCGCTCTATGGTGAAAACCGCGAGAGCGTAAATGCCGGCCTTGTGTCCGTGCCCTGGCAGGGGCGCTCCGTGAGGCTGAGCGCGCCCGCTGCCGAAGCGCTCGGGCGCGTCGCCCGACGGCTTGCGCCCGTGCTCGCGGAGTGTCCAAACCTCAAGCATTACCTTAAGAGTGAAGGCGGGTTCGCGTGGCGGCGCATCGCGGGCGAGGACAGGCTGAGCGCGCACGCCTTCGGCATCGCCCTTGACCTCAATGCGAGGCTCGGGCCCTACTGGCGCTGGAGCAGTCTTATGCCGCATCCGCGCCAGCAGGACTATCCGCCGGAAATCGTGGAGGCCTTCGAGGCCGAGGGCTTCATCTGGGGCGGCAAGTGGCATGAGTATGACCTCATGCACTTTGAGTACCGCCCGGAACTCCTCTGCAAGGCGCGCCTCGCCGGCATGGCCCGGTCCGCGCCCTGACGCGGCTCAGCCCTCCTGCCCCTCCTCGCGCCAGCCCTTGCACACGTCCACCCAGTCGGCCGCGCCTGAATACTTTTCCAGCTCTTCCATATCGAGCTCGATGGCGCTGTTGCTGCTGCCGCAGGCGGGAAAGACAGTGGCGAAGCGCCTGAGCGAAACATCCAGATAGACGGCCACGCCCTCGTTGACGGCAAAGGGGCAGACGCCGCCCACGGCATGCCCCACGAGCATTTCGGCCTCGTCCGAGGCAAGCATTTTCGCCTTGGCGCCGAAGCGGGCCTTGTAGCGCGGGTTGTCGATGCGCGCGTCCCCGGCCGTGACCACGAGCAGGGGCTTGCCCTCCGCCATGAAAGAGAGCGTCTTGGCGATGCGGCAGGGCTCGCAGCCGAGGGCCTTCGCCGCCAGCTCCACCGTGGCGCTGGAGACGGGGAATTCCCGCACGCGATCGGCCATGCCGTTATCTTTAAAATAGGCCCTGACCCTCTCGATGGACATGATATCCCCCAAGAATGAGAAAGGGTTGCGGCACATGCCGCAACCCCGGAAAGGTGTGGTCGGGATGGCGCGATTTGAACGCGCGGCCTCAGCGTCCCGAACGCTGCGCTCTAGCCAAGCTGAGCCACATCCCGCCAACAGAGTATTTAGGCTATCGGCAAAAATTTGGCAAGTTTTTTTTGTTTGTCAAACCAGAGCCTCTGGCGTACTATGTCGAAAACATCGCGGAACAGACAAGACCTTCATGCGGAGTGGATGTTTTTATGATCCGTGTCCTCGTGGTCGATGACTCGACCTTTATGCGCCACGCCCTCGTCTCCATGCTCGAGCAGGACCCGGAGATCAAGGTCGTGGATACGGCGCGCGACGGGCTGGACGCCCTCGAAAAAGCCGAAAAGCTCGACGTTGACGTGATCACCCTTGACGTGGAGATGCCGCGCTTAAACGGCCTCGAAACGCTCAAGAAGCTCATGAAGACCAATCCCCTGCCGGTCATCATGGTGAGCTCCCTGACGGAAGAAGGCGCCGTGAGCACGCTCAAGGCCATGGAATACGGCGCGCAGGACTTCATCCCCAAGACGCAAAGCAACGACAAGGACGCCTTCGCCGAAGAGCTGCGCCGCAAGGTCAAGGCGCTCGCCCGCCGCAAGAGCATCATCCGCCTCAAGTATCACCACCACGGGGCGCCCCAGGCCGGCGCCAGCGCCGGAGCGGCAGCAGCGGCGCAGGGGTCCGCCCGGCCCGCAGCCTCGGGCGCTTCGCTCCACACAGGCCCGGCGCACGTGAGCGCCGCTTCCGCCTGCAAGGGCCCGCGCGACCTCGTGGTCATCGGCGTTTCCACCGGCGGCCCGCCGGTCGTCCAGAAGATCCTCGCAGCGCTGCCCGCGTCGCTTCCCGCGTGCATCCTCATCGCCCAGCACATGCCGGCCACCTTCACCGGCCCTTTCGCCCAGCGCCTTAACAGCGTGAGCCAGATCTCCGTTTCGGAGGCGGTGGACGGCGACAAGCTCAGGAACGGCCACGCCTATGTCTGCCCCGGCGGCATGCACATCGGCGTGCGCCAGCGCGGGCCGCTGCCCGAAGTTTCCGTCACCAAGGAGCCCAAGAGCGCCCTCTACAAGCCCACGGTGAATGTACTGATGGAGACGGCGGGCAATGTCATGGGTCGGCGCACCCTGGGCGTCATGCTCACCGGCATGGGCTCCGACGGGGTGGACGGCGCGCGCGTCCTGCGCGAAAAGGGCGGCTGCCTCATCGCGCAGAGCGAAGCCTCCTGCGTGGTCTACGGTATGCCCAAGGCAGTGGTGGACGCCAACCTCGCCAACCTGATCCTGGACGCTGACGAGATCGCCAGCGCCATCATCGCAACGGTCAAAGGCTGACCCTTCCAAACGAGAAGACACCATGAGCATGGAAACTCCTCAAGCCAGCGCTCCGGACATCCTCGAAGCCCTGCGGTCCGGCGACAACGACGCGGCCCGCAGCGCGGCCTTCAGCGCCGGCGACCTTGCACTGAAAGAGGCCATCCCCTATCTCTGCGAGCGGATCAAGAGCGGCAATATCGGCGTGCAGGAGGCGGCGGAATACGGCCTGCGCAAGATCCGAGGGCCACAGGCCATCGAGGCCCTGCTGCCCCTGCTCGCCAGCGACGAGGCCCCGGTGCGCAACGTCGCCATGGACATCCTGCGCGAGATCGGCGTGGACGCCATCGACGCCATGCAGCCCTATTTGCGTGGCGACGATGCCGACCAGCGCATTTTCATCACCGACATCCTCGGCTATTGCCGCAGCCACCGGTCGGCCATCCTGCTCGGCGACGCCCTGCTCAAGGACCCGGAAGTCAATGTGCGCTACCAGGCGGCGGTGAGCCTCGGCAACCTCGCCTATCCCGAATCGGTGAACAATCTCTGCCAGGCCATGCACGACGAGGAATGGGTGCAGTTCGCCGTGGTGGAGGCACTGGCGAAAATCAACGATCCCGCGGCCATCAGCGCGCTCATCAAGCTTTTGCCGCTCTCTTCCGTGCTCGTGAGCGCGGCCATCGTGGACGCCCTGGGCGAGCTTGGCGACATCAAGACCGTGCCCATGCTCTTCAACGCGCTGGAGAATGTCAGCGACATCCTGCGCCACAAGATCGTCAAGGCCATCGTGCAGATCCTCAAGGGCCGCGCGCTCACCCTGCTCGCGCCCAAGTCGCAGGAGCGGCTGCGCGAATATTTGCTCGACGCCCTCACGGACAACGACGAGGAAATCCAGATAGCCGCGCTGCAGGGCCTGAGTTCCATCGGCACGGGCGAGGCGAGCAACGACATCCTCACCCTCGCCCAGGCCATCGACCCGGAGCGCCAGCCCGAGCTTTACGAGGCCGCCGTGCGCGCGCTGGCGGCCATCGGCTATAATGAGGTCGTGCGCGACGCCCTGCGCAGCGAGGACGAGACCCGCATCACCATCGCCATGGAAGCCTGCCAGCTCATGGAGGACAAGCGGCCCCTCGAAGAGTTCAAAAACCTCTTCTGGCGCGTGGGCCGCGAGCTTCAGCGGGCGGCTGTGGCCGAAGTGGCGCAACTCGGCACCTGCGACGACGTGCCCTTCTTCCTCTCGGTCATCGACGAATGTAAGGACGCCGAAGTGCTCAAGAGCGCCCTGGCCTTCTTCGGCAACCAACATACCTGCCCTGATGTGGAAGACGTGGTCTTCGCCCAGCTCGACCACCGCTATGTGGACGTGAAGGAAATGGCGCTCGAGGCCTGCATCAACCTGCACAGCGCCATGCTCAACGAACGCTTCAAGAAGCGCGCCCACAGCGACGACGTGATGCAGCGCATGATGGCCGTCTACGCCCTCGGGCGCTACAGCGTCACCGAAAACATCGCCGAGATCACCGACGCCCTCGAGGACGCGGACCCGTCTATCCGGCGCGTGGCCGTGGAGGCCTTCCTCAACATGGGCGCCGCGGCCGAGCGCTACCTGCCGCGCCTTTTGCCGCGCCTCTATGATGAAGACAAGGACGTGCGCCTCGCCCTTGTTGACCTGCTCGGCCAGATAGGCACCCCGGCGGTGATGCCGCACCTCATCACGGCCCTGCGCGACGAGAACGACTGGGTGCGCATCCGCGCCATCGAGGCTCTGGGCGTCAACAAAAACCATGAGGCGGTGCCCACCCTGGCCGGCATGCTCGAAGATGCCGAGCCGATGGTGGTGTTCCGCATTATCGAGGCCCTGGGGCGCATCGGCGGCAATGTGGCCTTCGGCGTCCTTCTGGGCATGACCGACCACGAAGACCCGGAAATCCAGCACGCGGCGGCGGATGCCGTGGCCGCCATCCAGGCCGAACAGGAGTAGCTATGGCGACCTCTCCTACGCAAGACAAGCCTTCGTTCTTCAAGGCCGGCGACACGGCGCAGCGTTCCGCGACGACCGGCTCCACGGCCGGCCGCGGGGCCGAGGCGGACAAGCCCACCTCGCTCTACAAGCCACGGCCCACCTCCGCCTTTGCCACGGGCGCGGCGGCAACCGGCAAGGACGCGGCACAGCGCCCCTTTGCGGCTGACCGCACCCCCACTTCGCCCTTTGCGAAGCCGGGCCAAACGGGCACCACGCAGACGGCCACGGCGGCGCGGCCCTTCTCCTCGCTGCGCACCGGCGTCCAGCCAGCCCCGGCGGAAAGCCCGGCCTCCCGTTTTTCGAGCCTTTCGCGCACGGCCGCGCAAACAGCGCAGCCCGCCACGGCGCGCCCGGCGACGGCTGCCGCAAGGCCGGTCTCCCTGCGCACAACCGCCGGCGGCGAGCCCACGCCGTCGCCCACCAGCGCCTTCCGCGGCAAGACGGACGCCCCGGCACCCCGCGCCGCCTCGCCCTTCCGCAAGGACCTGCAGATCAGCGACGAGGAATTCCTGCTGCTTCGGGATTTCATCTACCAGCAGTGCGGCATCTTCATCGCCGAGAACCGCAAGTACCTCGTGGAGAACCGCCTCTCCAACCGCATCAAGGAACTGAACCTCAAGAGCTATAACGAGTATTACAACTTCCTCCGCTTCGACGCGAGCCGCAAGCAGGAGCTGAACAAGCTCTTCGAGGTCGTCACCACCAACGAGACGAGCTTTTTCCGCAATCCGCCGCAGCTTGAGGTCTTCCAGCGGGTGGTGCTCGCCGAGGCGCTGGACCAGGCGCGCAAGAGCGGCCAGAAGAAGCTGCGCATCTGGTCGGCAGGCTGCTCCACCGGCGAGGAGCCGTATACCCTCGCCATCATCCTGCACGAGACGCTGAAAAACGACATCGGCAACTGGGACATCAAGATCACTGCCAACGACCTTTCCGAGGCCGTGCTCGCGGCGGCGCGCCGGGGCATCTACAACGAGTATGCTCTGCGCACCACGCCCAAGGAAATGGTGGACAGGTACTTCCACAAGGACGGCAACGTCTACAAGCTGGACGCGGCGCTCAAGCGCCTGGTCTCGTTCGGCCAGATCAACCTGAGCGACAAGGAACAGCTCAAGCGCGTCGAAAAGTCGCAGATCGTCTTTTGCCGCAACGTCATCATCTATTTTGACGACGACATGAAGCGCAAGGTCATCAACGCCTTTTATGACAATCTCCAGCCCAAGGGCGTGCTGCTCATCGGCCATTCGGAATCGCTGCACAACATCAGCCGCGCCTTCCAGCTGGAGCACCACAAGGGGACCATCCTGTACCGCAAAATCAGCGAGTGAGGCCCGGCGGGGCCTCGCAGGCCTT contains:
- a CDS encoding HEAT repeat domain-containing protein — encoded protein: MSMETPQASAPDILEALRSGDNDAARSAAFSAGDLALKEAIPYLCERIKSGNIGVQEAAEYGLRKIRGPQAIEALLPLLASDEAPVRNVAMDILREIGVDAIDAMQPYLRGDDADQRIFITDILGYCRSHRSAILLGDALLKDPEVNVRYQAAVSLGNLAYPESVNNLCQAMHDEEWVQFAVVEALAKINDPAAISALIKLLPLSSVLVSAAIVDALGELGDIKTVPMLFNALENVSDILRHKIVKAIVQILKGRALTLLAPKSQERLREYLLDALTDNDEEIQIAALQGLSSIGTGEASNDILTLAQAIDPERQPELYEAAVRALAAIGYNEVVRDALRSEDETRITIAMEACQLMEDKRPLEEFKNLFWRVGRELQRAAVAEVAQLGTCDDVPFFLSVIDECKDAEVLKSALAFFGNQHTCPDVEDVVFAQLDHRYVDVKEMALEACINLHSAMLNERFKKRAHSDDVMQRMMAVYALGRYSVTENIAEITDALEDADPSIRRVAVEAFLNMGAAAERYLPRLLPRLYDEDKDVRLALVDLLGQIGTPAVMPHLITALRDENDWVRIRAIEALGVNKNHEAVPTLAGMLEDAEPMVVFRIIEALGRIGGNVAFGVLLGMTDHEDPEIQHAAADAVAAIQAEQE
- a CDS encoding chemotaxis response regulator protein-glutamate methylesterase; its protein translation is MIRVLVVDDSTFMRHALVSMLEQDPEIKVVDTARDGLDALEKAEKLDVDVITLDVEMPRLNGLETLKKLMKTNPLPVIMVSSLTEEGAVSTLKAMEYGAQDFIPKTQSNDKDAFAEELRRKVKALARRKSIIRLKYHHHGAPQAGASAGAAAAAQGSARPAASGASLHTGPAHVSAASACKGPRDLVVIGVSTGGPPVVQKILAALPASLPACILIAQHMPATFTGPFAQRLNSVSQISVSEAVDGDKLRNGHAYVCPGGMHIGVRQRGPLPEVSVTKEPKSALYKPTVNVLMETAGNVMGRRTLGVMLTGMGSDGVDGARVLREKGGCLIAQSEASCVVYGMPKAVVDANLANLILDADEIASAIIATVKG
- a CDS encoding YbaK/EbsC family protein, translating into MSIERVRAYFKDNGMADRVREFPVSSATVELAAKALGCEPCRIAKTLSFMAEGKPLLVVTAGDARIDNPRYKARFGAKAKMLASDEAEMLVGHAVGGVCPFAVNEGVAVYLDVSLRRFATVFPACGSSNSAIELDMEELEKYSGAADWVDVCKGWREEGQEG
- a CDS encoding MiaB/RimO family radical SAM methylthiotransferase encodes the protein MPSWTFHILTFGCKVNQYESQAIREAWQAQGGSEAAAPAGADVVLINSCAVTGRAERDARNAVFRVRRAAPKARIILAGCAARLFEAFRPRPGAEWAEPDLCLGNDAKATLLASPWPHSGEDPAAQQAPPAYPPFHISGFSRARAVLKVQDGCVHRCTYCIVPQTRGAPRSRPPQEALAEARALLEKGHAELVISGINLAQYGRDRPEYGDFWQLLRFLDAELAPEFAGRARLRISSLEPSQLDARGLETLAGCRLVCPHLHISLQHASPAVLKRMGRGHYSAADLERALAPMASFWPRMGLGADILVGFPGETEEDFHLLLEALARLPLSYAHVFPYSRRPGTAAAQFTGQLPLRLRQERAAAARAVVERRRQRFWEGQMRMERMLVAPDAGEGARGKGVRKGVNEYYVPCFFPTPPRADAGAGRLVEARPVGLDARGLLVEAL
- a CDS encoding type 1 glutamine amidotransferase domain-containing protein gives rise to the protein MMSKKVLFTVTSHGELGDTGKPTGYYLSEVTHPWSVVSKFFEIDVVSPKGGKPPVDGFDLKDPINKKYWDDPAWQQKMDHTLTPAEVDPSAYAAIFYAGGHGAMWDFPDNKGLAAIAETIYRNGGIVAAVCHGPAGLVNLKREDGNYLIDGKNFTCFTNEEETLNGTEHIVPFLLQTALEGHGGIFKGGKPWSDTVVVDGRLVTGQNPMSALSLGRKLVELLQKG
- a CDS encoding Y-family DNA polymerase, whose amino-acid sequence is MHAPVFRLLVRPDICYLSPMAPYDYSSAADGSLMALADCDSFYTSCERVCRPDLEGRPVVVLSNNDGCLVAMSREAKKLGLPMGKPAFEVKSELEKHRVAVFSSNYTLYGDLSHRVMQTLESVVPKVEVYSIDEAFLPLDGALAANAPEVAAAARGRVRQWVGLPISIGIAPTRVLAKIATRVAKKYPAYGGIFDLSRSRKAEELLASVDVSDIWGVGRKSALKLRCEGIRSARDLRDADPDMIRRLLTVHGLNILMELRGVPAIGEDIPATHTCIISSRSLGYKVTAWEPMAEAVAYHAARAAEKLRGKGLVTQMVSVRIQTAYYRKDQPGHDGMTMLRLERPTCDSALIIRAARRALLRIFRAGYGYAKAMVMLTDLSDPGKCQPHLLDMLDGNAARDARRQKLMEVVDSINRREGRETLRFAAQGPRDAKWHMKRERLSPAWTTDVRHLLQVSGTSGGYTARNDMELP
- a CDS encoding M15 family metallopeptidase codes for the protein MLLPAALLPFLLTLLLFAVPAQAGTPPPPEVLSEEDALNLHCLREAYPAVRSLEADSRGRQWLIFADGRRVLYREAPGGGMAPEGAPQGGADVAASMAAPYPLEPTRPATPPGTSPGRLRPYGLLTALYGENRESVNAGLVSVPWQGRSVRLSAPAAEALGRVARRLAPVLAECPNLKHYLKSEGGFAWRRIAGEDRLSAHAFGIALDLNARLGPYWRWSSLMPHPRQQDYPPEIVEAFEAEGFIWGGKWHEYDLMHFEYRPELLCKARLAGMARSAP
- a CDS encoding protein-glutamate O-methyltransferase CheR produces the protein MQISDEEFLLLRDFIYQQCGIFIAENRKYLVENRLSNRIKELNLKSYNEYYNFLRFDASRKQELNKLFEVVTTNETSFFRNPPQLEVFQRVVLAEALDQARKSGQKKLRIWSAGCSTGEEPYTLAIILHETLKNDIGNWDIKITANDLSEAVLAAARRGIYNEYALRTTPKEMVDRYFHKDGNVYKLDAALKRLVSFGQINLSDKEQLKRVEKSQIVFCRNVIIYFDDDMKRKVINAFYDNLQPKGVLLIGHSESLHNISRAFQLEHHKGTILYRKISE